The following coding sequences lie in one Sphingobium sp. KCTC 72723 genomic window:
- a CDS encoding acyl-CoA carboxylase subunit beta, which translates to MSKLAIIEQLEAKREGARMGGGQRRIDAMHGKGKLTARERVEVLLDEGSFEELDMYVEHNCTDFGMDEAHIPGDGVVTGSGTINGRLVFLFSQDFTVYGGAVSERHAMKICKIMDMALKVGAPVIGLNDSGGARIQEGVASLAGYAEIFQRNVLASGVVPQISVIMGPCAGGAVYSPAMTDFIFMVKDSSFMFVTGPDVVKTVTNEVVTQEELGGAVTHTTKSGVADVAFENDIEALLAVRDFVDFLPASNKEPVPERPSADPWDRIEPSLDTLIPANANQPYDMHELIRKIVDEGDFFEVQPAHAGNIICGFGRVEGRTVGIVANQPFVLAGVLDINSSKKAGRFVRFCDAFEIPIVTLVDVPGFLPGTAQEHNGIIKHGAKLLFAYAEATVPKITIITRKAYGGAYDVMASKHLRGDLNYAWPTAEIAVMGAKGAVEIIFRGKTADEIAERTAEYEARFANPFVAASKGFIDEVIQPHSTRRRIALGLRKLRNKALENPWKKHDNIPL; encoded by the coding sequence ATGTCGAAGCTCGCCATCATCGAACAGCTGGAAGCCAAGCGCGAAGGTGCGCGCATGGGTGGCGGCCAGCGCCGCATCGACGCGATGCATGGCAAGGGCAAGCTGACCGCGCGGGAGCGGGTCGAGGTGCTGCTGGACGAGGGCAGTTTTGAAGAACTCGACATGTATGTCGAACATAATTGCACCGATTTCGGCATGGACGAAGCGCATATCCCCGGCGACGGCGTGGTGACGGGTTCCGGCACCATCAATGGCCGTTTGGTGTTCCTGTTCAGTCAGGATTTCACCGTTTATGGCGGCGCAGTGTCGGAACGGCACGCGATGAAAATCTGCAAGATCATGGATATGGCGCTGAAAGTCGGCGCGCCGGTCATTGGCCTGAACGACAGCGGCGGCGCGCGGATTCAGGAGGGCGTGGCTTCGCTCGCGGGCTATGCGGAGATTTTCCAGCGCAATGTGCTTGCGAGCGGCGTGGTGCCGCAGATCAGCGTCATCATGGGGCCATGCGCGGGCGGGGCGGTCTATTCGCCCGCGATGACCGACTTCATCTTCATGGTGAAGGACAGCAGCTTCATGTTCGTGACCGGGCCGGACGTGGTCAAGACGGTGACCAACGAAGTCGTGACGCAGGAGGAACTGGGCGGCGCGGTGACGCACACGACCAAGTCGGGCGTGGCGGACGTGGCGTTCGAAAATGATATCGAGGCGCTGCTGGCGGTGCGCGATTTCGTGGACTTCCTGCCCGCGTCGAACAAGGAGCCGGTGCCGGAGCGGCCGAGCGCCGACCCGTGGGACCGGATCGAGCCGAGCCTGGACACGCTGATCCCCGCCAACGCGAACCAGCCCTATGACATGCACGAGCTGATCAGGAAGATCGTGGATGAAGGCGATTTCTTCGAAGTGCAGCCGGCGCACGCGGGCAACATCATCTGCGGCTTTGGCCGGGTCGAAGGGCGCACAGTGGGTATCGTCGCCAATCAGCCATTCGTGCTGGCGGGCGTGCTGGACATCAACTCGTCCAAGAAGGCCGGGCGTTTCGTGCGCTTCTGCGATGCGTTCGAAATACCGATCGTGACGCTGGTGGATGTGCCGGGCTTCCTGCCGGGGACGGCGCAGGAACATAATGGCATCATCAAGCATGGCGCGAAGCTGCTGTTCGCCTATGCCGAAGCGACGGTGCCGAAGATCACCATCATCACGCGCAAAGCCTATGGCGGGGCCTATGACGTGATGGCGTCCAAGCATCTGCGCGGCGATTTGAACTATGCCTGGCCGACCGCCGAAATCGCGGTGATGGGGGCCAAGGGCGCGGTCGAGATCATCTTCCGTGGCAAGACGGCGGACGAGATTGCCGAACGCACGGCAGAATATGAAGCGCGCTTCGCCAACCCGTTCGTGGCGGCATCAAAGGGGTTCATCGACGAGGTGATCCAGCCACATTCGACGCGGCGGCGGATTGCGCTGGGCCTGCGGAAACTGCGCAACAAGGCGCTGGAAAATCCGTGGAAGAAGCATGACAATATTCCGCTTTGA
- a CDS encoding acetyl/propionyl/methylcrotonyl-CoA carboxylase subunit alpha — translation MAITKILIANRGEIACRVMRTAKKMGIKTVAVYSDADSRAPHVLMADEAVHIGPSPAAQSYLIADKIIAACKATGADAVHPGYGFLSERESFRKALDAEGIIFVGPPANAIAAMGDKIESKKLALAAGVNVVPGFVGVIDDTEHAVRISNEIGYPVMMKASAGGGGKGMRLAYSEQDVREGFEATKREGLNSFGDDRVFIEKFIESPRHIEIQVLGDQHGNIVYLNERECSIQRRHQKVVEEAPSPFVTPKMRKAMGEQCVALAAAVGYFSAGTVELIVSGADTTGEGFYFLEMNTRLQVEHPVTEEITGVDLVEQMIRVANGEKLGFTQDDVKINGWSIENRVYAEDPYRGFLPSTGRLVRYNPPEAVNGVRVDDGVEEGGEVSIFYDPMIAKLITWAPTRLEAIDKQIAALDRFEIEGPGHNIDFVSALMQHERFRSGNITTGFIAEEYPDGFQGAPASPELLVRLAAIGAFAAMAQADRARRIDGQLGKRLAPPTGWQVKIGDAVHDVLIDGDDVTVDGEELDMALEYTPGDRLIEAEFGDEELSVRIAPVRSGFVLTAHGASHTLRILPAHAAPFAAHMIEKIPPDLSRYLICPMPGLLVALHVGEGDKVEAGQPLAVIEAMKMENILRAQKAGVVKTVSAKQGESLAVDAIILEME, via the coding sequence ATGGCAATCACCAAGATCCTGATCGCGAACCGTGGCGAAATTGCGTGTCGTGTTATGCGCACGGCCAAGAAGATGGGTATCAAGACCGTGGCGGTCTATTCCGATGCCGACAGCCGCGCGCCGCATGTGTTGATGGCCGACGAAGCCGTGCATATCGGCCCGTCGCCTGCCGCGCAGTCCTATCTGATCGCCGACAAGATCATCGCGGCGTGCAAGGCGACTGGCGCGGATGCGGTCCACCCCGGCTATGGTTTCCTGTCCGAGCGGGAGAGTTTCCGTAAGGCGCTGGACGCCGAGGGGATCATCTTCGTCGGGCCGCCCGCCAATGCGATTGCGGCGATGGGCGACAAGATCGAGTCCAAGAAGCTGGCGCTGGCTGCTGGCGTCAATGTCGTCCCCGGCTTCGTCGGCGTGATCGACGATACCGAACATGCCGTCCGCATCTCCAACGAGATTGGCTATCCGGTGATGATGAAGGCATCGGCTGGCGGCGGCGGCAAGGGGATGCGGCTGGCCTATAGCGAGCAGGATGTCCGCGAAGGGTTCGAGGCGACCAAGCGCGAGGGGCTGAACAGCTTTGGCGATGACCGCGTGTTCATCGAAAAGTTCATCGAAAGCCCGCGCCATATCGAAATTCAGGTGCTGGGCGACCAGCATGGCAATATCGTTTACCTCAACGAACGCGAATGTTCGATCCAGCGCCGCCACCAGAAGGTGGTCGAGGAAGCGCCTTCCCCCTTCGTCACGCCCAAGATGCGCAAGGCGATGGGTGAGCAATGCGTCGCGCTGGCCGCCGCGGTCGGCTATTTCAGTGCGGGGACGGTCGAACTGATCGTGTCGGGCGCGGATACCACGGGGGAGGGCTTCTACTTCCTGGAAATGAACACTCGGCTCCAGGTCGAGCATCCCGTCACCGAGGAAATCACTGGCGTCGACCTGGTCGAACAGATGATCCGCGTGGCCAATGGTGAGAAGCTGGGCTTCACCCAGGACGATGTGAAGATCAACGGCTGGTCGATCGAAAACCGGGTCTATGCCGAAGACCCCTATCGCGGGTTCCTGCCTTCGACGGGTCGTTTGGTGCGTTACAATCCGCCCGAAGCCGTCAATGGCGTGCGCGTGGATGATGGCGTGGAGGAGGGGGGCGAAGTGTCCATCTTCTACGACCCGATGATCGCCAAGCTGATTACATGGGCGCCGACGCGCCTCGAAGCCATCGACAAGCAGATCGCGGCGCTGGACCGTTTCGAGATTGAAGGGCCGGGGCATAATATCGATTTCGTGTCGGCGCTGATGCAGCATGAACGCTTCCGGTCGGGTAACATCACCACGGGTTTCATTGCGGAGGAATATCCCGACGGATTCCAGGGTGCGCCTGCATCGCCCGAACTGCTGGTGCGGCTGGCGGCGATCGGTGCCTTTGCGGCGATGGCGCAGGCCGACCGGGCGCGGCGGATCGACGGGCAGTTGGGCAAGCGCCTCGCCCCGCCGACCGGCTGGCAGGTCAAGATCGGGGACGCGGTACATGACGTGCTGATCGACGGCGATGACGTGACGGTGGATGGCGAAGAACTCGACATGGCGCTGGAATATACGCCGGGCGACCGGCTGATCGAGGCGGAATTTGGTGACGAGGAACTGAGCGTGCGGATCGCGCCGGTGCGGTCGGGCTTTGTGCTGACGGCGCATGGGGCCAGCCACACGCTGCGCATCCTGCCTGCGCACGCGGCCCCCTTTGCCGCGCATATGATCGAAAAAATCCCGCCCGACCTGTCGCGCTATCTGATCTGCCCGATGCCGGGCCTGCTGGTCGCGCTGCATGTGGGTGAGGGCGACAAGGTCGAGGCCGGGCAACCGCTCGCCGTGATCGAGGCGATGAAGATGGAGAATATCCTGCGCGCGCAAAAGGCGGGCGTGGTGAAAACTGTGTCGGCCAAGCAGGGCGAAAGCCTGGCGGTGGACGCGATCATATTGGAAATGGAATAG
- a CDS encoding alanine racemase, translated as MTGYIAPLRLALDGAALVSNWRWLAGQSGDAACGAAIKADGYGLGAVAVMQRLMAAGCRDFFVSNWGEAAIVEPLLTDGVGLSVLHGVRDVDMEQALASRARPVLCSPVQVARWLAAGGGPCDVMVDTGMNRLGLDWREDVSGLIDGLAVDTLMSHLASGDEDSGLNAVQRARFVDVRAGAQARRYSLVNSAGICLGRDYAFDLTRPGIALYGGVPRREAAGHIVQVVQPQAQVVQRRRVRAGDTIGYNATHLASADMDIAVLNLGYADGYLRGFSGKGAATWRGAGLPVVGRVSMDLIAVDVSGARGVGEGDWLDMAYALPDAANLSGLSQYELLTGLGARFDRVWG; from the coding sequence ATGACTGGCTATATCGCTCCGCTGCGCCTTGCCCTTGACGGGGCGGCGCTTGTTTCCAACTGGCGCTGGCTGGCGGGGCAGAGCGGCGATGCGGCGTGCGGCGCGGCGATCAAGGCCGACGGCTATGGGCTGGGCGCGGTTGCAGTGATGCAGCGGTTGATGGCGGCGGGGTGCCGCGACTTCTTCGTATCCAACTGGGGTGAGGCGGCGATCGTGGAGCCGTTGCTGACCGATGGCGTGGGCCTGTCCGTGCTGCATGGCGTGCGCGACGTTGACATGGAACAGGCATTGGCGTCGCGGGCGCGGCCGGTGCTGTGTTCGCCGGTGCAGGTGGCGCGCTGGCTGGCGGCAGGTGGCGGGCCGTGCGATGTCATGGTCGATACCGGCATGAACCGGCTGGGGCTTGACTGGCGCGAGGATGTCAGCGGGCTGATCGATGGGCTGGCGGTCGACACGCTGATGAGCCATCTGGCGTCGGGCGATGAGGATAGCGGGCTGAACGCTGTGCAGCGCGCGCGCTTTGTCGATGTTCGGGCGGGGGCGCAGGCGCGGCGCTACAGCCTGGTGAACAGCGCGGGCATTTGTCTGGGCCGCGATTATGCCTTCGACCTGACCCGGCCCGGCATCGCGCTCTATGGCGGGGTGCCGCGCAGGGAAGCGGCAGGGCATATCGTGCAGGTCGTGCAACCGCAGGCGCAGGTCGTGCAGCGGCGGCGCGTGCGGGCGGGCGACACGATCGGCTATAATGCAACGCATCTGGCCAGCGCCGACATGGACATTGCGGTGTTGAACCTGGGCTATGCCGATGGCTATCTGCGCGGATTTTCGGGTAAGGGCGCGGCGACATGGCGCGGCGCGGGGTTGCCGGTGGTCGGGCGCGTGTCGATGGACCTGATCGCGGTGGATGTCAGCGGGGCGCGCGGCGTTGGGGAGGGCGACTGGCTGGATATGGCCTATGCGTTGCCCGACGCGGCGAACCTGTCGGGCTTGTCGCAATATGAATTGCTGACCGGGCTTGGCGCGCGGTTCGACCGGGTTTGGGGGTAG
- a CDS encoding class I SAM-dependent methyltransferase yields the protein MTRLNTHEWTGATGDVWAQEWRRTDRSFGDLADHLNRAIRAAMPDGPVRVADGGCGAGATSIATASMRDDVQVVGIDLSPGLLAIAADRAADLPNCTFLAGAVQQVMGDLPPFDLIVSRHGVMFFDDPVAGMAAIRAAAKPGANIVFSCFRDVGSNLWASEIATALGVPPPGADAGYAPGPFGFADAAFVRATLHKAGWGDVAGDPVDIAYRAGEGADAVADAVEYFGRIGPAARAIKAASAADRPAMMDAMARVCERHASEGAVDFPAAAWIWTARNPD from the coding sequence ATGACAAGGCTGAACACCCATGAATGGACCGGCGCGACAGGCGATGTATGGGCGCAGGAATGGCGCCGGACCGACCGTAGTTTCGGCGATCTGGCCGATCATCTGAACCGCGCTATTCGGGCCGCGATGCCCGATGGCCCGGTCCGGGTGGCGGACGGGGGGTGCGGCGCGGGGGCGACCAGCATTGCAACGGCGTCGATGCGCGATGACGTGCAGGTCGTGGGCATCGACCTGTCGCCCGGATTGCTGGCCATCGCGGCGGATCGGGCGGCGGATTTGCCCAACTGCACCTTCCTTGCCGGAGCGGTCCAACAGGTGATGGGCGATTTGCCGCCGTTCGACCTGATCGTATCGCGCCATGGCGTGATGTTTTTTGACGATCCGGTGGCGGGCATGGCCGCCATTCGCGCGGCGGCCAAGCCGGGCGCAAATATCGTCTTTTCCTGTTTTCGCGATGTCGGGTCGAACCTGTGGGCGAGCGAGATTGCCACGGCGCTGGGCGTGCCGCCGCCGGGCGCGGATGCAGGCTATGCGCCCGGTCCTTTCGGCTTTGCCGACGCGGCGTTCGTGCGCGCGACGCTGCATAAGGCGGGTTGGGGCGATGTGGCGGGCGATCCGGTCGACATTGCCTATCGCGCGGGGGAAGGCGCCGACGCGGTGGCCGATGCGGTGGAGTATTTTGGCAGGATCGGGCCGGCGGCCCGCGCGATCAAGGCAGCATCGGCGGCCGATCGTCCCGCGATGATGGATGCGATGGCGCGGGTGTGCGAACGCCACGCAAGCGAGGGCGCGGTGGATTTTCCTGCCGCTGCGTGGATATGGACGGCGCGCAACCCGGATTGA
- the scpA gene encoding methylmalonyl-CoA mutase encodes MTDKPTLDQWAAAATKEVKGADLTWQTPEGIAVKPLYTADDVTPDKVGDPGLPGFAPFTRGVRASMYAGRPWTIRQYAGFSTAEESNAFYRRNLAAGQKGLSVAFDLATHRGYDSDHPRVTGDVGKAGVAIDTIDDMKILFDGIPLDKMSVSMTMNGAVIPILAFFIVAGEEQGVDRKLLDGTIQNDILKEFMVRNTYIYPPEPSMRIISDIFGYTSREMPKFNSISISGYHMQEAGATQVQELAFTIADGMEYVKYGVASGLDIDKFAGRLSFFFAIGMNFFMEIAKLRAARVLWHRAMTQLGAQDERSKMLRTHCQTSGVSLTEQDPYNNVMRTTIEAMAAMLGGTQSLHTNALDEAIALPTDFSARIARNTQIVIQEETGMTKVVDPLGGSYYVEALTQQLVDEAWAIIEKVQADGGMAKAVAAGWPKAMIETAAAARQARVDRGDDVIVGVNKYKLATEDFLETLDIDNAAVREGQIARINRVKAQRDDAVCQAALQALRDGAAQPSSIENNLLALAVECARARATLGEISAAMEESFNRYGTQPTPVKGVYGAPYAGDSRWQQVLDGVQAVERRLGRKPKLLVAKMGQDGHDRGANVIASAFGDMGFDVLSGPLFQTPDETVVLALQNDVDVVGASSLAAGHKTLIPDLIAQLRAAGRSDIKVIAGGVIPPKDYDFLRDAGVQGIYGPGTNVVEAAADVLRLLGHNMPPAGIEDAA; translated from the coding sequence ATGACCGACAAGCCGACTCTGGATCAATGGGCCGCTGCTGCGACGAAGGAAGTGAAGGGCGCGGACCTGACGTGGCAGACCCCGGAAGGGATCGCTGTCAAGCCGCTCTACACCGCCGACGATGTGACCCCGGATAAGGTTGGCGATCCGGGCCTGCCGGGCTTTGCGCCGTTCACGCGCGGGGTGCGCGCGTCCATGTATGCGGGGCGTCCCTGGACCATTCGCCAATATGCGGGCTTTTCGACGGCGGAGGAATCCAACGCTTTCTATCGGCGCAATCTGGCAGCCGGGCAGAAAGGCTTGTCGGTCGCGTTCGATCTGGCCACCCATCGCGGTTATGACAGCGACCATCCGCGTGTGACCGGCGATGTCGGCAAGGCGGGCGTGGCGATTGACACGATCGACGACATGAAGATTTTGTTCGACGGTATTCCGCTCGACAAGATGAGCGTGTCGATGACGATGAACGGCGCGGTCATTCCGATCCTTGCCTTCTTCATCGTCGCGGGGGAAGAACAGGGCGTCGACCGCAAATTGCTCGACGGGACCATCCAGAACGACATCCTCAAGGAGTTCATGGTCCGCAACACCTATATCTACCCGCCCGAACCATCGATGCGGATCATCAGCGACATTTTCGGTTACACGTCGCGCGAGATGCCCAAGTTCAACAGCATCTCCATTTCCGGCTATCATATGCAGGAAGCGGGCGCGACGCAGGTGCAGGAATTGGCCTTCACCATCGCCGACGGCATGGAATATGTGAAATATGGCGTGGCGTCGGGGCTGGACATCGACAAGTTCGCAGGCCGCCTGAGCTTCTTTTTCGCCATCGGCATGAATTTCTTCATGGAGATCGCCAAGCTGCGGGCCGCGCGGGTGTTGTGGCACCGGGCGATGACGCAGTTGGGCGCGCAGGACGAGCGGTCCAAGATGCTGCGCACCCATTGCCAGACGTCGGGCGTGTCGCTGACCGAGCAAGACCCGTATAATAACGTCATGCGCACCACGATCGAGGCGATGGCCGCGATGCTGGGCGGCACGCAATCGCTGCACACCAATGCGCTGGACGAAGCAATTGCCCTGCCCACCGATTTTTCCGCCCGGATCGCGCGCAACACGCAGATTGTCATTCAGGAAGAAACCGGGATGACCAAAGTGGTCGATCCGCTGGGTGGGTCTTATTATGTCGAGGCGCTGACCCAGCAGCTGGTCGATGAAGCCTGGGCCATCATCGAAAAGGTGCAGGCCGATGGCGGCATGGCCAAGGCCGTGGCGGCAGGATGGCCCAAGGCGATGATCGAGACGGCGGCGGCGGCGCGGCAGGCGCGGGTCGATCGCGGTGACGACGTGATCGTGGGCGTGAACAAATATAAGCTGGCGACCGAGGATTTCCTGGAGACGCTGGACATCGACAATGCAGCGGTGCGCGAAGGGCAGATTGCGCGGATCAACCGGGTGAAGGCACAGCGCGACGATGCGGTATGTCAGGCCGCGTTGCAGGCGTTGCGCGATGGCGCGGCGCAGCCGTCGAGCATCGAGAACAACCTGCTTGCGCTGGCGGTCGAGTGCGCCCGCGCGCGCGCTACGCTGGGCGAGATTTCCGCCGCGATGGAGGAAAGTTTCAATCGTTACGGCACGCAGCCGACGCCGGTGAAGGGCGTCTATGGCGCGCCCTATGCCGGTGACAGCCGCTGGCAACAGGTTCTTGACGGCGTGCAGGCCGTCGAGCGGCGCCTCGGTCGCAAGCCCAAACTGCTCGTCGCCAAGATGGGGCAGGATGGGCATGACCGGGGCGCCAACGTGATTGCGTCCGCGTTCGGGGACATGGGGTTCGACGTCCTGTCGGGTCCGCTGTTCCAGACGCCGGACGAAACGGTGGTGCTGGCGTTGCAGAACGACGTCGATGTGGTCGGCGCTTCGTCGCTGGCGGCGGGCCACAAGACGCTGATCCCCGACCTGATCGCGCAGTTGCGCGCGGCCGGGCGCAGCGACATCAAGGTGATTGCAGGCGGGGTCATTCCGCCCAAGGATTATGACTTCCTTCGTGACGCAGGCGTCCAGGGCATTTATGGACCGGGCACCAACGTCGTGGAAGCGGCAGCCGACGTGCTGCGCCTCCTCGGCCACAACATGCCCCCTGCGGGGATCGAGGACGCTGCATGA
- a CDS encoding MFS transporter yields the protein MSEAVGGDYVMDAKRDRLVITASALGTVFEWYDFYIYGVLAPIIGRTFFPTDNPTVELLYTLAGFAIGFAFRPIGAALFGYLGDRLGRKYTFLATIILMGIATAGVGLTPAAASIGVAAPIFLIALRIAQGLALGGEYGGAAIYVAEHAPPGKRGFYTSFIQAGVIGGFILSLVVVVVTQAIVGPEIWQAWGWRIPFLFSLALLAISLWMRLMLSESPVFLAMKKAGAQAKNPLKEAFTAAGNKKRMFVAMIGIAAGFTVIAYTVMFQALYFLQSGLHVSAGMAQLLVGGSALLGIGSFIFFGWLSDRVGRRRPIIIGYALVLLLAVPIYQFMGATANPALAQAAQRAPVAVSGPDCSFDPFAKVQPTACGKLLDHFSKRGISYDKGVGAVPAVHVGGVAVRDLSADGLDAALARAGYPTGTVTPDWRSAMLLFLAMLLLWTLSGATYGPVAALLSEYFPARIRYSSLSIPYHIGTGYFGGFLPLVSQYIVARTGNPYAGLWYTLAVVAMALVTCLIALPETKDRPLDA from the coding sequence GTGAGCGAGGCAGTCGGCGGCGATTATGTGATGGACGCGAAGCGCGACCGGCTGGTCATTACCGCGTCGGCGCTGGGCACTGTGTTCGAATGGTATGATTTCTATATCTATGGCGTGCTGGCGCCCATCATCGGACGGACATTTTTTCCGACCGACAATCCCACGGTAGAATTGTTGTATACGCTGGCGGGGTTTGCGATCGGCTTTGCGTTCCGGCCGATCGGCGCGGCGCTGTTTGGCTATCTGGGCGACAGGCTTGGGCGCAAATATACGTTTCTGGCGACGATCATATTGATGGGCATCGCGACGGCGGGCGTGGGGCTGACGCCAGCGGCGGCCAGCATCGGCGTGGCTGCGCCAATCTTCCTGATCGCGTTGCGGATTGCGCAGGGGCTGGCGCTGGGCGGGGAATATGGCGGCGCGGCCATCTATGTCGCGGAACATGCGCCGCCGGGCAAACGCGGTTTCTATACCAGCTTCATTCAGGCGGGCGTGATCGGCGGGTTCATCCTGTCGCTGGTCGTGGTGGTCGTGACGCAGGCGATCGTCGGGCCGGAAATATGGCAGGCATGGGGATGGCGCATCCCCTTTCTCTTCTCGCTCGCGCTGCTGGCCATTTCATTGTGGATGCGGTTGATGCTGAGCGAAAGCCCGGTGTTTCTGGCGATGAAGAAGGCGGGGGCGCAGGCGAAAAACCCGTTGAAGGAAGCCTTTACCGCGGCGGGTAACAAGAAACGCATGTTCGTGGCGATGATCGGCATTGCGGCGGGCTTTACCGTCATTGCCTACACGGTGATGTTCCAGGCGCTCTATTTCCTGCAAAGCGGGCTGCATGTGTCGGCGGGCATGGCGCAATTGCTGGTCGGGGGCAGCGCGCTGCTGGGCATCGGCAGCTTCATCTTCTTTGGCTGGCTGTCGGACAGAGTGGGGCGGCGGCGACCGATCATCATCGGCTATGCGCTGGTGCTGCTGTTGGCGGTGCCGATCTATCAGTTCATGGGCGCGACCGCGAACCCGGCGCTGGCGCAGGCGGCGCAGCGCGCGCCGGTGGCCGTCAGCGGGCCGGATTGCAGCTTCGATCCCTTCGCGAAGGTGCAGCCGACCGCGTGCGGCAAATTGCTGGACCATTTTTCCAAGCGCGGCATATCCTATGACAAGGGCGTGGGCGCTGTTCCCGCCGTCCATGTCGGGGGCGTCGCGGTGAGGGACCTGAGCGCGGACGGGCTGGACGCGGCGCTGGCACGGGCGGGCTATCCCACTGGCACAGTCACGCCCGACTGGCGCAGCGCGATGCTGTTGTTTCTTGCCATGTTGCTATTGTGGACGCTGTCGGGGGCGACCTATGGGCCGGTGGCGGCGTTGTTGTCGGAATATTTTCCCGCGCGCATCCGCTATTCGTCGCTGTCGATCCCCTATCATATCGGGACCGGATATTTTGGCGGTTTCCTGCCGCTGGTCAGCCAATATATCGTCGCGCGGACGGGCAATCCCTATGCGGGGCTGTGGTATACGCTGGCCGTCGTGGCGATGGCGCTGGTGACATGCCTGATCGCGCTGCCTGAAACGAAGGATCGCCCCCTCGACGCCTGA
- the mce gene encoding methylmalonyl-CoA epimerase has product MKLGRLNHIGVATPSLEKSIAYYRDVMGATTIHEPFDLPAQGVKVCFVDTPGENGTNGTQIELIEPFDAASPITAFIAKNPAGGQHHMCYEVADILEAKAWFEAKGARVLGEPRIGAHGTPIFFVHPKDMNGVLTEIMETPKEAH; this is encoded by the coding sequence ATGAAACTCGGTCGTCTCAATCATATCGGTGTTGCCACGCCGTCGCTCGAAAAGAGCATCGCTTATTATCGCGATGTGATGGGTGCGACGACAATTCACGAACCGTTCGACCTGCCTGCGCAGGGGGTGAAGGTGTGCTTTGTCGATACGCCGGGGGAGAATGGCACAAATGGCACGCAGATCGAGTTGATCGAGCCGTTCGATGCGGCGTCGCCGATCACCGCGTTCATCGCCAAGAACCCGGCCGGGGGGCAGCATCATATGTGCTATGAAGTGGCCGACATTCTGGAAGCCAAAGCGTGGTTCGAGGCGAAGGGTGCGCGGGTGCTGGGCGAGCCGCGCATCGGGGCGCATGGCACGCCGATCTTCTTCGTGCATCCCAAGGATATGAACGGGGTGCTGACCGAGATTATGGAGACGCCCAAGGAGGCGCACTGA
- the bioB gene encoding biotin synthase BioB, producing MNSLTARNDWTRAEIAALFDLPFNDLMFEAQAIHRANFPRNEVQLSTLLSIKTGGCPEDCGYCNQSASAESGLKAEKLMSVQAVMQAAAQAKDAGSSRFCMGAAWRNPKERDMPAIVQMVQGVRQMGMETCMTLGMLSEGQAKVLADAGLDYYNHNIDTSPEHYEKVITTRTFGDRLETLENVRNSGINVCSGGIVGMGETREDRVGFLHALGVLPTHPQSVPINALVPVKGTVLGNMLADTPLAKIDEIEFVRTVAVARIVMPESMVRLSAGRESMSEACQALCFMAGANSIFTGDKLLTTANAGDNADAALFAKLGVVPMQAEVKVAMEAAE from the coding sequence ATGAATAGCCTGACTGCCCGTAACGACTGGACCCGCGCCGAAATCGCCGCGCTGTTCGACCTGCCCTTCAACGACCTGATGTTCGAAGCGCAGGCGATCCATCGCGCGAATTTTCCGCGCAACGAGGTGCAGCTTTCGACTTTGCTGTCGATCAAGACCGGCGGTTGCCCGGAAGATTGCGGCTATTGCAACCAGTCGGCGTCGGCGGAAAGCGGCTTGAAGGCCGAAAAGCTGATGAGCGTGCAGGCGGTGATGCAGGCAGCGGCGCAGGCGAAGGACGCGGGCAGCTCGCGTTTCTGCATGGGCGCGGCGTGGCGCAACCCCAAGGAACGGGACATGCCCGCCATCGTCCAGATGGTGCAGGGCGTGCGCCAGATGGGCATGGAAACATGCATGACTTTGGGGATGCTGAGCGAGGGGCAGGCCAAGGTGCTGGCCGACGCGGGGCTGGATTATTACAACCATAATATCGACACGTCGCCTGAACATTATGAGAAGGTGATTACGACGCGGACCTTTGGCGACCGGCTGGAAACGCTGGAAAATGTGCGCAATTCGGGGATCAACGTCTGTTCCGGCGGGATCGTGGGCATGGGCGAGACGCGCGAGGATCGCGTCGGCTTTCTGCACGCGCTGGGCGTGTTGCCGACCCATCCGCAGAGCGTGCCGATCAACGCGCTGGTGCCGGTCAAAGGCACGGTGTTGGGGAACATGCTGGCCGACACGCCGCTCGCCAAGATCGACGAGATCGAGTTTGTGCGGACGGTGGCGGTGGCGCGGATCGTGATGCCGGAGAGCATGGTGCGGTTGAGTGCCGGGCGTGAGAGCATGTCGGAGGCGTGTCAGGCTTTGTGCTTCATGGCGGGTGCGAACAGCATCTTTACTGGGGACAAGCTGCTGACCACGGCGAACGCGGGCGACAATGCAGACGCGGCTTTGTTCGCTAAGCTGGGCGTGGTGCCGATGCAGGCCGAGGTTAAGGTTGCGATGGAGGCGGCTGAGTGA